In the Leptospira semungkisensis genome, one interval contains:
- a CDS encoding helix-turn-helix domain-containing protein, producing MPTIDPIERGLIQSIGSLVRKRRQELGLSLGKLAELSQVSRGMLSLVESGKAAPSIALLWKISRAIRLPLSSLMEFSKEEFPKIFRKEDSEENQLEGGNYKIRPLLHEETRFQVRLFEVRLFSGVAKTFITKTQSKQRQNLLLQSGSLRLKVGGKWFDLEEGDTMTFLGKDLQELANLGERDSLLLWSSSLSDD from the coding sequence ATGCCTACTATCGATCCGATCGAAAGGGGACTGATCCAATCCATTGGCAGTTTGGTTCGAAAGAGAAGACAAGAACTTGGCCTTTCTTTAGGGAAACTGGCTGAGCTTTCTCAGGTGAGTCGAGGAATGTTGAGTTTGGTGGAGTCAGGCAAGGCTGCCCCTTCCATCGCGCTTTTGTGGAAAATCTCCAGAGCGATCCGGCTTCCTCTTTCTAGTTTGATGGAATTTTCCAAAGAGGAATTTCCTAAGATCTTTAGAAAAGAAGACTCTGAAGAGAATCAATTGGAAGGCGGCAATTACAAGATCCGTCCTCTCTTGCATGAAGAAACGAGGTTTCAGGTCAGACTATTCGAGGTCCGTCTTTTCTCAGGAGTGGCTAAGACCTTTATTACAAAAACTCAATCTAAGCAGAGACAAAATCTACTGCTTCAATCCGGAAGCCTGAGATTGAAGGTAGGAGGGAAATGGTTCGATCTGGAAGAAGGGGATACCATGACCTTCTTAGGAAAGGACTTACAAGAGCTTGCGAATCTAGGGGAAAGAGATTCCCTTTTACTTTGGTCCTCTTCTCTTTCCGATGATTGA